GTATATCAAAATGCTCTCCTAAGTAGTACATTGCCATTGCAGAACATTCAATATGCCATCCGGGTCTTCCCTTCCCCCACGGACTTTCCCAGTATGGCTCATCAGGCTTTGATGCTTTCCATAATGCAAAATCAAGGGGATTCTCCTTTTTTTCAGATAGTTCAATACGAGCGTCTCCTTGCATTTTTTCTATACTTTGGTTTGAAAGTTTTCCATAATTACTAAATTTTTTAACCCTGAAATATACATCACCTTCTTTTACATATGCGAAAGAATTCTGTATAAGTTTTTTTATTAACTCCTGCATCTGACCTATATGGTCTGTTGCTTTTGGCTCAATATCAGGAGGTTCAACCCCTATGTCATTCATATCCTGATGAAAACTTTGTATATATCTTTCTGTAATTTTTTTTGTAGCAGAAACGATATTCAGAGATGGGTTCAATCCTAACTCTTCCTGGGCTCTTTTTATAATCTTATCATCAACATCTGTTATATTCCTTACAGATATTGTCTGAAAACCTTTGTACTTTAGATATCTTCTTATAACATCAAGTGAAAACATTGCACGGGCATGTCCGATATGTGCCCCGTCATATACAGTCACACCGCAGGCATATATTTTCACCTTATTTTTTTCAATGGTTTTAAATTCTTCTTTTTGTCTTGTAAGTGTATTATATAGAAACAGCGCCATATTTTACCCCAAATGGAAACTACCTGAATATAAGGCAGTTTTCATTATTCTATCTTAAATACAGAATATTTCCATCATTTTTTTAAGAATAAACCTGTTGCACAATACAACAGGCTGGCCATATTGACTATTTGTAAATAAGTGATATAATAATTGGTATGGAAAAAGACTTAATAGAAAAAATTGAACAGGTATGGAAAGATACAACAATTGTAAAACCTTCAAAAAGACGGCTCTACACTTTTAGTGAAACCCGTCTTCCGTATATACTTCTTGCAAAATCATTGGTCAGAGATACCGATACGGTTGTAAGAAAAGGAGAAGTAATTGTAGGAAGACCTATCCTCTATAGAGCAGGCGCAAACCATCCGTTGTTAGAAGGCTTTGGAGATATGAACAAGACACTTAATCATTTTATTCTTTCAAGACTTGCATATATTCCACCTTATAAATACAACAACACTATGCACTGTGTCAAGGTAATATCTGAACTTCAAAAAGATCTGATAGAAAAACTTTCAGTTCAGATTGATAGTGAAGAGGATATGCTTACTGCCATAATAAAGGGAAGTCCTTATATGTGGGAAGTTTCTGTAATGAGATATGTTATAGAAATGATAGCCAATTCACTTCCCTCCAATATTACCGATCTGAAAGAACATGGATTTCTTTAAAACTAAAATATTATATATTTTTCTGCCTGTGCTTATCTGTGGGTGTGTTACAACCGAATATAACCCAGCCTCAAAAACAGAGGATATTATCTTTATAAGCACAGAAAAAGAGGTAAGAATGGGACGAAGAATTGCAGATTCGGTTGAAAGAGAATTTAAACTTTTAGAAGATAAAAAAACACAGGAAAAAATTCAGTCCATAGGTGAAAAGATTGTGGCTGTAAGTGATAGGCAAGAGATAGTGTATTATTTTAAGGTACTGGATGATGAAAAGCAGGTAAATGCATTTGCATTGCCGGGTGGTTATGTTTATATCTTTACAGGGCTTCTAAAAAGATTAAAAACAGATGATGAGATTGCCGCTGTTCTTGCACACGAAGTAGGACATATAGCCGCAAGACACAGTGTAAAAAAACTACAAGGGGCAATGGGACTTACATTATTCCAAATTCTTGCAGGTACAGCAGGAGAAAATATCAGTGTACGGGGAAATATAAACTATGCACTCGCACAGATAATGGCTGGTTACAGTTGGGAAGATGAGATCCTTGCCGATAAATTAAGTGTGAAATATACGAAATTAGCAGGTTATAATCCTGAAGCCGTTCTTACAGTTTTAGAGATGATGAAAGAAAAAATGTGGAAAGATCCTATAAGACCCCACAGGTCCATAAGAACACATCCCCGTTTTGATGAAAGAATAGCGGCGGTTAAACAGGAAATCTATGGGCAGGTAAGCTTCGAATCTCAGATAAATATAAGATAACAAGTGTCCCTTCCCGCCTGTGAGATAAGAAAGGTTCTATGTATTTGTGGTTGCGTCAAACTCAAAGAGAATGTTTATCTTGAAATAGAAAAAAGCAAAATCCAAAACTGGATGAATATGTAAATCAATTAATAAATCGGTATTTTAATAGTGTCCAGATAGCTTCAATGCCATCTTTCCATTTTATCTTCTTCCCTTCCTTGACACTTCTGGGATAATAAGAAATTGGCACTTCTGTAATTTTATATCCTTTTTTTCTGACTTTTGCAGTAATCTCCGGACAAAATTCAAAACCCTTACATTTTAAATTTATCTCCTTTATAACTTTCGTTTTGAACATTTTATAACAGGTTGACTCATCAGTAATGCCGGCATTATAGAAAAAATTGGCAAGAAAGGAAAGAATCCTGCCCCCTAAATAGAAAAAGAAAGATGATTTTTTCCCCTTACCAAGAATTCTTGAACCATAAACGACACTTAAATTATTTTTTTCCATTATTTTTAGCATCTCAATCCAGTCATTCGGTTCATATTCTAAATCTGCATCTTGGATAACCACGACTTCACCAGTAATATGTTTCAATCCTTCTCTTACGGCGGCGCCTTTTCCTTCATTGTTTTCTTTCAAAATTATCTTAATGCCCTCTTCTTTTATTTTATTTAAAATCTCTCTTGTGCCATCCGTACTGCCATCATCTACAATAATTATCTCTTTATCAATGGGAACATTTTTAACTTTTTCTAATATCTTCAAAACAGTTTTTTTTTCATTATAAGTCGGCATTATAATTGAAATCTTCATCTTATAAAAATCCTTCTCTTCCGAATGTTTATTTTGTGAAAAACACCCTTGATTATACAAACCGTAGAGAGCTTAACCCGAGCCTATCTTTCTTGCCTGTGGTGTTTAAAACACCTATCATTTATCTGAAGATCCACTTACAATATAGGTAGACTAAACTTATGCAACGGTGCACTATCCAATTTCCTTCAGAATCCCTCCCTATACCCCCCGCCCGAGGGGAGGGAGTGGGTGGGGGTTCATTTTCCTTTAACCTTCCAGACTCTTTTTTCGGGCAATGACCTCAAAAGCAACGGCGCTCTTCCTTGTGAAAGGCCGCAACGAAAAGGTTTCAATTTCAAAGTTGTTACGGCGAAGCACCCGTTTCAGGGAA
The sequence above is a segment of the bacterium Unc6 genome. Coding sequences within it:
- a CDS encoding glycosyl transferase, which encodes MKISIIMPTYNEKKTVLKILEKVKNVPIDKEIIIVDDGSTDGTREILNKIKEEGIKIILKENNEGKGAAVREGLKHITGEVVVIQDADLEYEPNDWIEMLKIMEKNNLSVVYGSRILGKGKKSSFFFYLGGRILSFLANFFYNAGITDESTCYKMFKTKVIKEINLKCKGFEFCPEITAKVRKKGYKITEVPISYYPRSVKEGKKIKWKDGIEAIWTLLKYRFIN